The proteins below come from a single Agrobacterium vitis genomic window:
- a CDS encoding vWA domain-containing protein: MFLPFFLKLKQEKVPVSLGEYLALLEGVQRGLVDFDIEAFYYLARTTLIKDERHIDRFDLAFAECFKGLEATGGPQPGVSEIALPEEWLRRLTEKHLSEEDKKLIEAIGGFDRLMETLKQRLAEQKERHQGGSKWIGTAGTSPFGAYGYNPEGVRIGQDGSRHRRAVKVWDQREFRNLDDSVALGTRNIKVALRRLRRFVRQGAPDEFDLSGTIRATAEHGYLDIKTQAERRNAVKLLMFFDIGGSMDDHVKGVEELFSAARSEFRHMEHFYFHNCLYERVWKDNRRRRTDVIPTEEIIRTYGPDYRVLFVGDAAMSPYEITMIGGSVEHWNGEPGALWLSRITAHFRKCLWLNPMQQEHWAYTNSIGLISRLMGGRMHPLTLGGLEDAARELSR; the protein is encoded by the coding sequence ATGTTCCTGCCTTTCTTCCTCAAGCTCAAACAAGAAAAAGTCCCGGTCTCCCTCGGGGAATATCTGGCCTTGCTGGAAGGGGTGCAGCGCGGCCTTGTCGATTTCGACATTGAGGCTTTCTACTATCTGGCGCGCACGACGCTGATCAAGGATGAGCGGCATATCGACCGTTTCGATCTGGCCTTTGCCGAATGTTTCAAGGGGTTGGAAGCGACTGGTGGGCCGCAGCCGGGTGTGTCTGAGATCGCTCTGCCGGAAGAATGGCTGCGCAGGCTGACCGAAAAACACCTGTCCGAGGAAGACAAGAAACTGATCGAAGCCATCGGTGGTTTCGACAGGCTGATGGAAACGCTGAAACAGCGGCTGGCCGAGCAAAAGGAGCGCCATCAGGGCGGCTCGAAATGGATCGGCACGGCGGGGACCTCGCCCTTCGGGGCCTATGGCTACAATCCGGAAGGGGTGAGGATCGGCCAGGACGGATCACGCCATCGCCGCGCCGTCAAGGTGTGGGACCAGCGGGAATTTCGCAATCTCGACGATTCCGTCGCGCTTGGCACCCGCAATATCAAAGTTGCCCTGCGCCGGTTGCGGCGGTTCGTGCGGCAAGGTGCGCCGGACGAGTTTGATTTGAGCGGTACGATCCGCGCAACGGCAGAGCATGGCTATCTTGACATCAAGACCCAGGCGGAACGGCGCAATGCCGTCAAGCTGCTGATGTTCTTCGATATCGGTGGCTCCATGGACGATCACGTCAAAGGCGTGGAGGAATTATTTTCGGCAGCCCGGTCGGAATTTCGGCATATGGAGCATTTCTACTTCCACAATTGCCTTTATGAGCGCGTATGGAAAGACAATCGCCGTCGCCGGACGGATGTCATCCCGACGGAAGAGATTATCCGCACCTATGGGCCGGATTACCGGGTGCTCTTCGTCGGAGATGCGGCGATGAGCCCCTATGAGATCACCATGATCGGCGGATCGGTGGAGCATTGGAATGGCGAGCCTGGCGCGCTCTGGCTTTCGCGCATCACGGCGCATTTTCGCAAGTGTCTGTGGCTTAACCCGATGCAGCAGGAGCATTGGGCCTATACCAATTCGATCGGTTTGATTTCCCGTCTCATGGGCGGGCGCATGCATCCTCTGACGCTTGGCGGGTTGGAGGATGCGGCACGCGAGCTGTCGCGTTAA
- a CDS encoding MFS transporter, translated as MVSEKALISKITWRLMPFLGLLYLIAYIDRQNVSYAKLQMVDALGLSEYAYGLGASLFFIGYFLFEVPSNLFLERFGASRWFARILVSWGAVTIALAYTQNATMFYILRFLLGVCEAGFFPGVLYLLTLWFPRDYRGRMVGLFMIFSALANAIGAPLGGVLLDLDGFLGYQGWEWVFLATGIPAVLAGIVTLFYLADTPAKAHFLTDAEKAWLQARLDAENTGMDANADNGFKALINPRVLLMSLCYVGFPLAAYGLSYWLPTIVKGFGVSNTVNGLINIIPWVAVAIALYIVPSAADRTENKTPYIVIPAFVGAFSLVMSAVLTDQVLQFAFLCLAAAGIFAGQPVFWSLPSRFLKGAGAAAGLAAINSVGNLGGFVAQNVVPLIRDQTGSTIAPMFFLAACLAIAGVLVIIIGRVMGHKPIRAT; from the coding sequence TTGGTTTCCGAAAAAGCACTGATTTCAAAAATCACCTGGCGGCTGATGCCGTTTCTGGGGCTTCTCTACCTGATTGCCTATATCGATCGGCAGAATGTCAGTTACGCCAAATTGCAAATGGTCGATGCGCTGGGCCTGAGCGAATATGCCTATGGTTTGGGGGCTTCGCTGTTCTTTATCGGCTATTTTCTATTTGAAGTGCCGAGTAACCTGTTTCTTGAGCGGTTCGGCGCCAGCCGCTGGTTTGCCCGCATTCTGGTGTCCTGGGGAGCGGTGACCATTGCGCTTGCCTATACCCAGAACGCGACGATGTTCTACATCCTGCGCTTTCTGCTGGGCGTCTGCGAGGCGGGGTTCTTTCCGGGCGTGCTCTATCTGCTGACGCTGTGGTTCCCAAGGGATTATCGCGGCCGGATGGTTGGCCTGTTCATGATTTTCAGCGCCCTTGCCAATGCTATTGGTGCGCCCTTGGGCGGCGTGTTGCTCGATCTCGATGGGTTCCTGGGCTATCAGGGTTGGGAGTGGGTGTTTCTGGCGACCGGTATTCCCGCGGTTCTGGCCGGTATCGTCACCTTGTTCTATCTTGCCGATACGCCGGCCAAGGCGCATTTTCTGACGGATGCTGAAAAAGCCTGGCTTCAGGCAAGGCTTGATGCCGAAAATACCGGAATGGACGCCAATGCCGACAATGGCTTCAAGGCATTGATCAATCCGCGCGTGTTGCTGATGTCGCTCTGCTATGTCGGCTTTCCGCTGGCCGCCTACGGTTTGAGCTATTGGCTGCCGACCATCGTCAAAGGGTTTGGCGTGTCCAATACGGTGAATGGCCTGATCAACATCATCCCCTGGGTTGCTGTTGCCATTGCGCTCTATATTGTGCCATCGGCGGCTGACCGGACGGAGAACAAGACGCCCTATATCGTCATCCCGGCCTTTGTCGGGGCTTTCAGTCTGGTGATGTCGGCAGTGCTGACAGACCAGGTGTTGCAATTTGCGTTTCTGTGCCTTGCCGCCGCCGGGATCTTCGCAGGCCAGCCGGTGTTCTGGAGCCTGCCGTCGCGCTTCCTGAAAGGCGCTGGCGCTGCGGCCGGTCTGGCCGCCATAAATTCGGTCGGCAATCTCGGCGGTTTCGTTGCCCAGAATGTCGTGCCATTGAT
- a CDS encoding aldose epimerase family protein yields the protein MQRLEFGTTTKGETVEQVTLHGGGLKAKVLTWGAVIQDLRMEGHVAPLVLGFERFEDYAIHSPYFGATPGRLANRIANGRFTLDGEDYQLECNERGLTHLHGGSDGIGRRNWTIADLDRDRVVLEITDPAGRAGYPGNAYIRATYHLQDDGVLSVVYETTTDAPTLANLCQHSYFNLDDSPDMLDHELMIAADHYLPVDDRLIPTGEQRPVIGTPFDFRQMGVMRRTEDGVQVPFDNNFCLSQTRVAKRSVAMARSLKSGVSMEVRTTEPGVQFYAGVYLNIPVSGLEGRRYGAYAGFCLETQIWPDAINQAGFSSTVLRPGETLRQETDYVFSVS from the coding sequence ATGCAGCGTCTGGAATTTGGCACGACCACCAAGGGTGAAACAGTAGAGCAGGTCACGCTGCATGGCGGTGGCCTGAAGGCCAAGGTGCTGACCTGGGGAGCGGTGATCCAGGATCTCAGGATGGAAGGCCATGTGGCACCGCTGGTGCTGGGTTTCGAGCGGTTCGAGGATTATGCGATCCATTCACCCTATTTCGGAGCGACGCCCGGGCGCTTGGCCAATCGCATCGCCAACGGACGTTTTACCCTTGATGGTGAAGACTATCAGCTGGAATGCAATGAGCGCGGCCTTACCCATCTGCATGGCGGCAGCGACGGCATTGGTAGGCGCAATTGGACGATTGCCGATCTTGACCGTGACCGGGTGGTGCTCGAGATCACCGATCCGGCGGGCCGCGCCGGTTATCCCGGCAATGCCTACATCCGGGCGACTTATCACCTCCAGGATGACGGTGTGCTGTCGGTGGTCTATGAAACCACCACGGACGCGCCGACCCTCGCCAATCTCTGCCAGCATTCCTATTTCAACCTGGATGATTCGCCTGATATGCTGGATCATGAGTTGATGATTGCTGCCGATCACTATCTACCTGTCGATGACCGCCTGATTCCGACTGGAGAGCAGCGTCCGGTGATCGGTACGCCGTTTGATTTCCGGCAGATGGGCGTCATGCGTCGCACAGAGGACGGCGTTCAGGTGCCCTTCGATAACAATTTCTGTCTGTCGCAGACACGGGTGGCCAAGCGCAGCGTCGCCATGGCCCGCAGCCTGAAATCCGGTGTTTCCATGGAAGTGCGTACCACCGAACCCGGCGTTCAATTCTACGCGGGCGTCTACCTGAATATTCCGGTTTCCGGTCTTGAGGGCCGTCGCTACGGCGCTTATGCCGGTTTCTGTCTGGAAACCCAGATTTGGCCGGATGCCATCAACCAGGCCGGTTTTTCAAGTACTGTTCTGCGTCCCGGTGAAACGCTGCGGCAGGAAACGGATTATGTGTTTTCTGTGAGCTGA
- a CDS encoding GNAT family N-acetyltransferase, producing the protein MTGDLLVRPLTVDDEADWRRLWRAYLAFYETELPEEIYATTFARLTGQGTGEFRGFLAVAGGKAVGLSHYVFHRSCWYIADVCYLQDLYVDPEVRGLGIGRALIAAVNAAAAEAGAGKVYWMTQEFNSTARRLYDQVADKTPFIIYQQPL; encoded by the coding sequence ATGACTGGGGATCTTCTGGTCCGTCCCCTGACTGTTGACGACGAGGCAGACTGGCGTCGCCTGTGGCGCGCCTATCTCGCCTTTTACGAAACGGAACTGCCCGAAGAGATCTATGCGACCACCTTTGCCCGGCTGACGGGGCAGGGAACTGGCGAATTTCGCGGGTTTCTGGCTGTGGCCGGAGGGAAGGCTGTGGGCCTTAGCCATTATGTCTTTCATCGGTCCTGCTGGTATATTGCCGATGTCTGCTATCTTCAGGATCTCTATGTCGATCCTGAGGTGCGTGGGCTTGGCATCGGCCGGGCGCTGATTGCAGCGGTCAATGCTGCGGCGGCGGAAGCAGGCGCGGGTAAGGTCTATTGGATGACCCAGGAGTTTAACAGCACGGCCCGGCGCCTCTATGATCAGGTGGCGGACAAGACCCCCTTCATCATCTACCAGCAACCGCTCTGA